The DNA sequence aaaagaaaaagcaaTCTACCAAAAACAACATGGAATTAACTCATTTTTACTCCATCTATGTTTCatacacaaaaacaaaaattaataaaataaataagcagCTTAAAAAGAATAGAATTCATGACCCACCTATCAATCGCCATCAAAGTAAAATTTGgaattcattttcaattaatttggaattgatTTATCTGGTGAAGTCATGAACGTAGCTAGACCTATCCGTCACATTGAAACGCCACGACATGCGGTGATCGCCAGCGTCGTCTTCTTCCATGAAACGGTACTCGTTGCCATATCCTGAGGAGTAGCACGACCCGTTGTTCATCGTGTAATGTGCTTCATAGTGTGCTCCATCGCCGTTGCTGGCTGCGGCTGCCGCAGCCGCCCTTCTCTCCTCCTTCTTGTAACGAATACCACACGCATTACATAACGACTGCAATAACAAAAGAACGAAGATTAAGAgatgaaatttttaataaattaaatgtgcattcaacataaaaaattaaaatgattaaatgagAATAACTAGAAAAGAAATACGAGTCAATTACAAATGGCACTATAGTAATGAAATACCAAAAAAGACTAAAAATTGAgtatttagtaaattaaatgtgTTAATATtcgaataaatagaaatgagtGTTTTAccataactaaaaaaagaaatatgactcAATTACGAATGAGATTGGAAAAGTACCTTAGGGCCTCGGGGGCCGTTGCGCCACAAGGGAGTAGAAGTGGTGTCGCAATTAGCGCAACGGCGGGCGAGAAGGggatcgccgccgccgccgccgccgctatTGGCGGCGGCGCGGTGGGGCTTGGCGGAGGGCTGCGGCGCGTGCTTCGAAGGGAGGATGTTCCAGCCGAAGCCGGACCGCTTCCTCTCGTGGCTGCTCTCGTCGCTGACACGTGTCGAAGGCGTGCCCAAGGAGAGGGTACAATCCACCGAAGCGGAAGGGGAAGAGTACAACTCTTCTTCATCATAACCTCTGTAGCCATTAGCcatggagaagaaggaattGCCACTTTGGGAACTGTGATACATTGTTGTGAAATAATGTGGGATTGGATTAATGACTTGTGAGGTCTCCAAACACGATGGTTTTATACTggaatgtgtgtgtgtagggACAGGGGGAGGTAAGCAATGAAGTACAAGGAAatagtgagttgaaaaggatgtgtaataataaaatgtttgaaATAGAGAGCTAGGTACGAAGAGGGATGTGAGATCGACTGTTGTCTGATGAGCTTTATATAAAGGTATGGAATACCAGTCAGCACCTGCAGAATCCGCTTTGTCGTCAGctcattttcttaataatttaaacTCGCAGTGAAATTAGATTAAAATATAGAGGGGTGCAGATTACACGTTGCAATGTCCGATATACGGGTAGCTCAACTGATCTTCAAGGAGGTAAGTGAATAATCTATTGTCGCGGCTCCTTGAGCGCAACGTGCACAAGACCAATTCCTTGAGAAGTAGACTGAGATTTACTGTGATTTACTTTCACTGTACTTTGTCAAGTCGGGATGTCGGAGCCATAGGACGAGggattttcctttttgagtaATAAGATTACATGTTTCAATGTGTCGAATAGGAATAGTGATCGGTACATTTCGTAGCGATATTAGATCAAGTTAAAAACATTTATCTAGTCTGGATTGTGCTTCTATAAGCATGTACTCCGTAAGTCTTATTGAATgattcatactccctccgtcccaagataagtgacatgtatttctttttgggatgtcccactataagtgacctatttctatttttagcaaaaagtcatctcttttactttattctccacctactttattatctcttctctcctctattTTTCCCTcactcatactttactctctccactttaacttatttaaatatcattccttaaatctcgtgcccaaaagaagtaggtcacttatcttggaacgaagggagtattatttatatgtcTAAGGAAGTTCGTGCTAAAGCTCATTAAATCTTACTAGAACTATTTATGATCTTGTTCGTTAAAGCGCATCTAATAAGTTAAGAAAAATGCCAAGATAATACGTTACTCATagatatagagagagagaagtgaaaGGTGGAGTTGGTGATTGGGCAGTCAAAAGAGCCCACATAAGGAACAGTCTTCCATGGATCTGGCTTCTCCGATCACGAGGCAATGCCACTCTCAAACACTCCATATCTCTGCCCCCCAAATAAAATGGAACTgccccaccaccaccacctccgccACCACCATCAAACTCACGGGAATAAACGTCTTGCAGATTTTGGGGCCAaattatttagtaatttaatttgattgatCGGAACATATTGGGACTCTGcatagtatttttttggattgcaCCTATGGCTATATTATGtccatatattaaaatatttcattctcTAGATTTGCTAGCCTcgtttgttaaaataattggaatcacattttttaaatcttataccCTTATTGACGAATTGTCCCAGCATAACTGATAAAGTAAACATTAAAGTTTGCTTATATTCTTAGCTGTGAAGTAATCAATTAGGACAAAATAGAGCTCCTTACATTTATTCGAATCCAAAGGCTTGATAATGGTACTACTTCTAGATTTATATACGCAAGACATTGGAgttcaaaaaatactagtaacaAGGAGAAATTATActaataggagtactacttaatacggagtagtatttatttatgtattgattttgtttggcCAAGtgttttgaaaaacaattaagtATTTAGTACGATGATTTTTAGATAGGTTAGGGCAAAGTGGCTATGTAGCTATCCCTGGATTCATGCGATAAACAAACTTAGTCGTAACCTCAATCATAAAATCTAGTCTCCTCACTATTCTATATATCACTGTTGCATACAACATCTATACGtttgttttgctttatttcataccaaaaaacaatgaattaataaaataccCTCACATCAAGTGTTGTACAGTAGATAGTGATGAAATTTCGTTCTTCAATAACCACATCTGTTGATATGAATGTTGCTAGCTTCTAATTGGTGCAAACATATACTCGTCCATTGCTAATAGTCCTCATAGTGGAAGACTATATGAGTATTAATGCaaaaatatctatataatttaataattaaagtattgttactagaaaataaaaatcacattaGTAGAGAGAcattaatttacaaataaatgaatgaaagGAAACTACTACTTTCTAGTTTTTATAGATGGaccaaaataccaaaaaatacGAATATTTGTTGTGAACGGGGTTATAATTAATTGGTTTCACCTGCATTGTTGTGTTTAAGGTTGGTGAAACATTTATATCTATTGCTTGTCTGATAAGTTTGCATTTCATACAAAGTACTAGTAATTTGtaatgtttgaaaaaaaaactaattattttgaatagtataaattacgttctaaattaaatactcttgatacataaatttgtattggaaattaatttagtattttgtaCAGTTTATAGTTAGATTCAAATTCAATGGTCTAATTTGCTCACGCATAATTGGGCagaatattgatttttttgaaatagatGGAAGGTTGTGAAGTGTGAACTGAAGCTATCTAGTTGTCCAGTCCATGATTCTTGATTCCATAAAAAGTTAAGGCAACTCTATCACTCTAGTGATTGAGATAGTGTAATTACAAAGATCTTGAGATTCTATTGATAAatagagatggagagagaaagataagACATTGCTGGGGCTAGGGAATGCAAAAAGTGAAAGAGGATACTCTGCAATCATCAAAGCAACACATTTTGTTCCTCTACTCTTGCACAAATCTTTGACCCAAAGATGGAAActtggaaaaaagaaaagctaCTATTCCAACACTATACGCCATCCCATACATttcaaattatcataatttatcgCATTTTAACTATgttaattggagtatttaatagtCTTCATTAGATAGTTTTTTTCTAAATGAATTACGAATACGATATGTGTTGAATTATTGTTTGATCGACGAATCCAGGCAACTACTATGACGGGCCTCTTTATTAGTAATTGttgataaattaattgttAATAATCCAAAGTTCTACAATGGgattataaattactactattaagaTGACATTATGGaacttttgaatattaataagaaataattatgaaaataagtgataaGGTGGGGAGGGACAAAAAGAGGATGAACAAAAGTGACCCCACAATGATGATGGGGTCCAAAACCAGACAAACAAAGTCCTATGGAATATCGATCGATTCGATCAAAAGATTCAAactaaataaacaataaagaGCCCAAAGCAAGAGGGGTGGATTATTATTTGTCTTGAGATTGGAGTTCAACAAAGGGGTAGAGAAGACCACCCTCTTTCCAAAAGATGCACtattaataattcattatttgatTATCAAATGGTTATGTAAAACGTAAACATGAATTCTTTAACTCCAAATGACGAGTAAGAAATTAAGAATCAGttctaatttataatttagcataaacaatttacaaattaaagattaaaacAATGTAACTTGCAACAAAAGAGCGACTAgctaaaaattttatacataaaacaatagatatctaatagtactactaattttctaaagattatttttaacattatcATGCATTATTCGTGGGTAGTGTGTGTTCAtttggatgaaaaaaaaaatgaaaaatactccctccgttccactgaagatgacccactttcctttttagtttgtcccattcaagatgacccattacttaaaatgaaaacccatttatctctactttattcactctctcttactttactctctcatttaacacacaaaataaaatcgtataaaattccgtgccgcccaaggaaggggtcatcttccatgggacggagggagtactatttgttTGCTAGTACGGAAtactactttatttatatatgtaaaatttgagGGCAATCAAATAGAagtattaattcaaatatccgCCCAATCATCATCCTTGCTATGTGCCTCTTCAGATTTTGTGGGGCTCACCATATGCATGAGAATAAGATTAATACTATATGCACTTTTAATGTTGAcacatttctctctcttaaatatttttaatctaattaacatatttttaaatctctttttctatttcattattttgaataagACGAAAGAAGTACTATAATATAAGAGTACCGATagttttattatctttaataCAAATCCTTTAAATAGGGTGCAATACTATATcacattataaattaaaagtaaggTTATTAAACTATAAATCATGAATCGtacatatatttagaaattagtAGGatggtttgtgttaaaatgacaatccctcttaaagtgacaccgtgatcctacttatataataatattataaacgttacacaacaatattaaatACGCTAGACAGTCTATGAGCAACAAATTGCTGGCCGagtttttcaacttttttttttggccaCGTGGCAACTTATCATTtttccacgtgtacaaatgattggctagaaatggtggtatggtgttattttaaggaatggtggtaccctaacatgccccttaGTATGATAGTGCATCGATTTTAAATTTGTCTGGATTTATCACGATTGATATGAAAAggattagtaattttttttaattaataaatgaacaaaaaatttaagaattgcATTATGATAAACTTAAATCTGAGATATTTATTCTTAGTACTTAACCACTCTATTAGCAAGTGAATACACCATAAACATTAGTAAGTTGAAAGGGAAGCAACTCCCAATTTTACTTTCACACAGTCCCACCAATTACCAAATTCCAAAAGATTGCAATCAATGTGATATTAGATCTTCCTAAACACTAACCCATAAAGAGTATCATTGCCATTAATCCACGTGGCAATCAATGGACTCGTCCCATTCCATGCATGCATGCAGATGCGGCACCCAATTATTAATGcactataactaattaatctTAATTAAACAACTACACTcttatacataaattattactaccaCAAGTCACGAAAAGAATCAATGTTTGAACTTCCAAAAAAAGACATTCCTCAAAAGCATCGAGATACATCTGGAACAAGTGAATAATCCAGTCTcccacacatattatatagaCACATATGAGTCATATGACATatatgtagagagagagagagaggtatTTGGATTGGACTAGAGTGCATAACAAGATCTACTTTTGGCATGTAATgttaataaattgatgtctTTGAGGGTTATGGGGGAATGGAgtaaaggaaaagaaaacgATCATCGATCATCACAACTTAACACCACAAGCAACCGAAATATACCCCTACCATCTATCATTATTCTAGGATAAATTGtcagaaaaatcataaaatttggtcaattTCACACGGAGTATTACttatgcaattttaaaaattgtcgattataatgtaatttttacatttttctcaattacaCCATTGATTTGGAGCCGTGGGGAATTGTGTATGCCGACGTGAAAGCCAAAATACGTTAGCCTAATCTTACATTCCATATTTCCAAACTTTAATCCATCGTTTTTGtgagtaatataaatatatgcataAAAGCCGTGGATTTCAGTTACTACATCGTACACAATTTTCCTCAAATCCAAAttcatgaaataattaagaaaaatgttaaatttgtagtaatatttatagaattgaCCAGTAACGAACTAaatatcatgttttttttggtaatttatcCTTTTCAATAATACATTTTAATCGAGTAGcaaataaagtatatattttttaatgtataaaatactCAAACGAAAAAAAGTGTGCAGAAGTTCATCaaaggaaaaataagaaatatcaGCAAGACTCTCAACATATCAAAAAAcaatactacaaaatataGCGAACCACAACATAATAGAGAGGCATGTCATATCGCAAGaacataaatatcaaatcaaaaacaaaaaatcaagctATTTAAAgtatgaattaaatttatcaagcAGTCTTTATTATGTGGAGTGAAGTGTCaaatccaaaaacaaaaaaatcaagctATTTAAAgtatgaattaaatttatcaagcTCTCTTTATTATGTGGAGTGAAGTGAAACTATAATAATAGCTATTTAAAGTATGGTAATAGATAGAAGCATTATATTAGTCTCAGTCAAATATTGGAAATAAGACAAGACTAAAAAGATGAATCTGTAAACCCCCAATTGTCTCCTAGAATGAGGTCTAGTCTTCTGCCCAAAGGAAACTCAAACTCCTTTTCTCtaattctctttttcttttttcgatGATTGATAATGcccaatctacattattgtccaTTTGTCATGCCATTGCTTCATACATTTTTCTTTCCGTTTTTATAAGGCTAATATGGCATGCTACAACATTATTCTAGAATGAGTCCTTGCTTTATCAACATAGTTTTGAAAATGGCCAATTCCTTAGCCccatattgaaaataaaggaagaggaaaatagaaagagagaaagaaaagaatattaaGAGAGGTTGAGCCTTTgagaattttattgttttttagaCTCGATTTGCACCTTTATTGGGAGGATTACCTAGTTTCAAgcccaaatttaatcataaagtTGGATTATACTAATAcattatcataaattttgaaattcttcAATATTTCCATTTGTTTCTTCTCCTTTTCATGGTAGCTTAGATGAATTGTAAAtgtaattgaaaaaattagttatataaattaaagttaattacTGAAATAATAGagtattgtaaaaaaaatgctaaGATAGAATCTAGTTGCTACAGAGGAGTGTGGGTGCGATGATATAACAATttcaaaacaatatttttctgCCTTTGAGAGAGAAATCTCAAAACAATGCTAGTAAAAAATGTTAATGCAACTTGAAATTTGTGGGATGGCTTGAAGTAAGATTCAATTAGTCCCATCCGATTAACTTGCAATTCGAGTAGCGCCGACGACCTAAAATCTTTGGATTAATCTTAAGTGCAACTGTTGTTTATTATTTCGAATTATTTGGCACTTCACCGATGATTTTGATCACATAAATaaccacaaattaaatttaatcatcTATATTTTACGATATGTATATGtttagatttttttgttagcatactataataaaataatagataaaaatatagaaatattatgaattctaaatatgtattaaaatttatcaaaaatgttatatgattcattttaattttataggtCTTACTTAGTTTTTTAAACATGTCAAGATCtttttttgatatttgaacttgtgtttgaattaaatatttcttaaaattctaccaattaaatattgttttacaatctataaatatgagtaattttttttattattcagtgAAGAGGTTTGCATGATAACTTGGTCAATAAATCCAACCGTTTAGGATTAGAATTGAGAAgtaacccgataaaattttaacttgataaaattttaactCGATTACTCGGCCTATTGAGATACTAACATATAATGTGAGATGCGATTaaacattacaaaaataactatCTGTTCTTAAATGTCAAGAATTACGCTTCAATGTGGTAAGTCGAgtcatatattcaaattttgatgtcTGATAGATATTCAGTGAAGCCTCATGTCCCTTTATTCCGCTGGGCTCAATAAAGCCTCGTTCCCCTTTTCAACTGggcttatttatttttcatttatgggCTTAGATCCAATTAGGTCTAATATTAATGAACGATATATAAAGGCTCATTtcgatttatattttttacttttcacctcacgttacattattagtgaTATGTGTACATACCGCTATCCATCAACACCAGTGgaatacttttttctttctgtctatactttattaatttcgtattaaaattcatggcATTCCTTAGGCCATCCACAGCGGCAAAAAAAATGTCCCGATCTTGTCTCGGAGGGACGAGACGCCAGCGAGACGgcgttgtgggcgtcgtctcGTCCCCATCTCGTCGCCAGCGCGTCCCGTCGCGGCGAGGCACCCCGCGAGACGTCTCGCCACGCGCTTGGGCGACGTGGCGAGCTCCGGTTcgtgcgtgacgcccactcgccgtcccgcgagtgggcgtcgtttatatccgttaaaattgattttttttttaaaatcagaaaaaattcaaaaaaataaaaaatatatatataaaaaatcaaaaattatactagccGTTTATAGCcgttttttacaaatttttaattttttttaattatgtgtgtttttatttttttaggattttaattatgtatttttttttttttttaggattttaaattgtaattttattttatttaatgaagtgtgttttttattaattggatttgttgaaaataaaaatgaaaaatgaaattgaatgaatagttaagagatgagatggttaagagatggatggATGTGGGTGctatctcttagttaagagatggagtgaaaagtacagtggggcccatgaatagtgaaaagatgagacggataagagacacTGCTGTGGATGCCCTTAAGTTCTTAATATTAAGGGACGAACAGGGTATTAAAAGTtgtactccttccatcccgcttaagatgacacgttttcctttttagtttatcccgattaagatgacacattttcttttttggtaactttatctctccaattaatacactcaaccactttttctaactcctattaaaatattcatctttcttcatctctctactttaatacttacacccaccttctctctctcaaattaaacactttaactaataactcctaaaatcccgtgccggctaagcaatgtatcatcttagctgggacgtagggagtactattttatac is a window from the Salvia hispanica cultivar TCC Black 2014 chromosome 1, UniMelb_Shisp_WGS_1.0, whole genome shotgun sequence genome containing:
- the LOC125202332 gene encoding GATA transcription factor 19-like, whose product is MYHSSQSGNSFFSMANGYRGYDEEELYSSPSASVDCTLSLGTPSTRVSDESSHERKRSGFGWNILPSKHAPQPSAKPHRAAANSGGGGGGDPLLARRCANCDTTSTPLWRNGPRGPKSLCNACGIRYKKEERRAAAAAAASNGDGAHYEAHYTMNNGSCYSSGYGNEYRFMEEDDAGDHRMSWRFNVTDRSSYVHDFTR